The genomic stretch ATGAGCAACGTCGAACTTTTCCACTACCTGCTGCTCCTGATCTGCGGCGCAGGCGCACTCACCTGGCTTGCGGAACGCATTGCCATTCCCCCGGCGGTCGTGCTGCTGTTCGGCGGCTGCGTCGTCGCGATCGTCGGCAAGCGCGTGCCCGACATGGACCCCGACCTGCTGCTCGCGGCCGTGATGCCGCCGCTCCTGATGTCGAGCGCGTTCTACACGGCATGGAAGGAGTTTCGCGGCGAACTGGGCACCATCGTCTCGCTCGTGCTCGGCGCGGTGACGTTCACGACGCTGGCCGTGGCCTGCGCCGTGCATGCGTTCAACCCCGCGCTGCCGTGGGCCGCGTGCTTCACGCTGGGCGCGATCGTCTCGCCGCCCGACGCCGTGGCCGCGAAGGCGATCCTGCAACGCAATCCGCTGCCCGCGCGACTCGTCGCCGTGCTGGAAGGCGAAAGCCTCGTCAACGACGCCTCGGGTCTGCTGCTCTACCAGATGGCCGTTTCCGCAGCGCTGGCCGCGACCACCATTACGGTGGCGAGCGGCACGGGCCTGTTCTTCGCGCTCATCCTGATCGGCGTCGCGGTGGGTCTCGCATGCGGCCACGCGATGTGCTGGGTGCTCCAGCGCCTTGCCGACCCGATGCTCGGCATCGTCCTGAGCTTCGCGATGGCGTGGGCAAGCTATGGGCTGGCCGAAGCCGCGGGCGGCTCGGGCGTACTCTCGGTCGTGACCTGCGGCCTCGTGCTCGGGATTCGCCAGCATCGCGTCTTCAGCGCCGACATGCGCATCAAGGCCAAGGCCACGTGGGAAGCCGTCGTCTTCATGCTCGAAGCGCTCGTGTTCGTGCTGATCGGACTCGCGCTGCACAGCCTGCTCGCGCGCGTGAATCACGAAAGCACGGTGCTGATGGCGGGCTTGCGCGTCGCGTTGCCGGCAACCGCCGCCGCGATTCTCGCGCGTCTCGTGTGGGTGTTCGCGGCGATCTGGCTGCCGGGCCGCTTGCGCGCCCAACGCGCCGGCAACCGGGGCGGCAATCGGGGCGGCGGCCGGGCATGGTCGTTCGCCGAGGCGGCGGTCATGGGATGGGCGGGCATGCGCGGCGTCGTGAGCCTCGCGGCCGCGCTCGCATTACCCGACGCTTTTCCGGGCCGCGACCTGATCGTCTTCAGCACGTTCCTGCTGATCATCGCCACGCTCGTCGTGCAAGGCGGCAGTCTCGCGATGCTGATCCGTCTGCTGAAATTGCGCCCCGCCGCGCGTCACACGATGTCCGAGCACGAGACGCGCGCCCGCACCTTCGGCGCCTCGCTCGCGGCGCTGGACGCCATCGGCAAGCGCGCGGAGCCCATCGCGCCCGCCATGCTGGAGCGCCTGCGCGCGGAATACGGCATCCGCGTGGCCGCCAACGAGAAGGCATACGCTGCGGGCGCGGAACACGTCGAGGAACGCACGCGCTTCCTGCGTGTGGAACTGGAACTAGTGGGCGTGTCGCGCCAGACGCTGCTCGGGTTGCATCGCGAAGGCAAGGTCGACGACGCGGTGCTCCATCGCATCGAATCGGAACTCGATCTCGAGGAGCTACGGCTGCTGCGTTTGCAGGAGCCATAATTCGACGGCCTGATTCGAAGGCCTGACCTGTGCCGCCTCCGTGGCGGCAACGCCACCGGGAACGGCATTTGCGCAGGGCGCTCCGCGCCATCCGCACAACAACAACGCTACCGTGGTCCGTACCGCCACGCACAACATGACCGCCGACTCGACACGCAAAACGTTTTTCCACATCCTGCTCGCCGTCGTGACGATCGCGCTCTGCTGGATCCTGCTGCCTTTCTTCGGCGCCGTGTTCTGGGGAACCATACTCGCGATCGTCTTTCAGCCGATGCAGCGCTATCTGGCCGTGAGGCTCGGCAAGCGCCGCAACATGGCCACCCTGATCACGTTGCTCGGTACGATTCTGATCGTCATCCTGCCGCTCGCCATGGTGGCCGCGACGATGGTTCAGGAAGTGGCGACCGCCTATACGCGCCTGCAGGCATTCCAGCCGCACGCCACCGAATACTTGCAGCACGGCATTCAGATGCTGCCGGTCTGGATGCAGGACAGCCTCGCGAAGTTCGGCCTGAACGACATCGCCGGGATCCAGAAGCGGCTCACCGACGGCGCCGCCACCATCAGCCAGTTCGTGGCCGCGAAGGCCCTGAGCATCGGGCAGAACACGTTCGACTTCGTGGTGAGCTTCGGCGTGATGCTCTATCTCGTGTTCTTCCTGCTGCGCGACGGCGCGGAAATCAGCCGGCGCATCCGGCGCGCGCTGCCGCTCGAAGCGGAGCCCAAGGAGCACCTGATCGCCAAGTTCAGCACCGTCGTGCGCGCGACCGTCAAAGGCAATATCGCCGTGGCCGCCGTGCAGGGCTTCCTGGGCGGCTTGATCTTCATGGTGCTGGGGATTCAGGGCGCGCTGCTGTGGGGCGTGCTGATGGCGTTTCTCTCGCTGCTGCCGGCCATTGGCGCGTCGATCGTCTGGGTGCCGGCGGCCATCTACTTCTTCGCCATCGGCGCGATCTGGAAAGGCGTGATTCTGGTGCTGTTCTGCGCCGTGGTGATCGGGCTGATCGACAATCTGCTGCGGCCTATTCTCGTGGGCAAGGACGTGGGCATGCCCGACTGGTGCGTGCTGATCTCCACGCTCGGCGGCATGGCGATCTTCGGCATCAACGGCTTCGTGATCGGCCCGTTGATCGCCGCGCTGTTCATGGCCTCATGGGACCTCTACGCGCGCGACGAGGAAGCCTGACGCAATACGCCGGGCGCGCGTGAACGTCTCGCGCGCCCGGTGACCACAACGCGCTCAGGCCAGCCGGAACACGGCCACGGTTTCGCGCAGCTTGCCGGCCTGATCTTCGAGCGACTGGGCCGCCGCCGCCGACTGCTCGACCAGCGCCGCGTTGCGCTGCGTGGCTTCGTCCATCTGCCCCACGGCCACCGCCACCTGATCGATACCGTTGCTCTGCTCCTGCGAAGCCGCCGCGATCTCGCCCATGATGTCGGTCACGCGCTTGATCGCCGCGATGATTTCGCCCATGGTCTGACCGGCGTCGCCCACCAGCGCCGTGCCCGACTGCACGCGCGCCACCGAAGTGTCGATCAGCTCCTTGATCTCCTTCGCCGCACTCGACGAACGCTGCGCCAGCGAGCGCACCTCGCTCGCCACCACCGCGAAGCCGCGGCCCTGCTCGCCCGCGCGCGCAGCTTCCACTGCCGCATTCAGCGCGAGAATATTGGTCTGAAACGCAATGCCTTCGATGATCGCGATGATGTCCGCGATCTTCGTCGAGCTTTCGTTGATGTCGCTCATTGTCGCGACCACTTGCTCGACCACGTTCGCACCGCGCGAGGCGGTATCGGACGCGTTCGCGGCCAGCACGTTGGCCTGCTTCGCGTTCTCCGCGTTCTGCTTCACGGTGCTCGTGAGCTGCTCCATGCTCGCGGCGGTTTCCTGCAAGGCAGACGCCTGTTCTTCGGTGCGCGAGGAAAGATCGAGATTGCCCGCGGCGATTTCGCTGGTCGCCTGCACGATGGCGGCGCTGCCCGTGCGCACGGAGCGCACCGTTTCGGTCAGCGCGGACTTCATCGCCGAGAAACCGTCGAGCAACTGGCCCATTTCATCGCGCGAATGCACGTGCACCGTACGCGTCAAATCGCCCGCGGAGATCGCCTGGAAATGCTCGAGCGCGATGGACAGCGGCACGCCGATCGCCCGGCGCAGCATCGACCATGCGTAACCCGCGAGCGCGATCCCCACGAGGATCGCAACGAGGCTGATCGTCTTGATGCGCTCGTAGCGTGCGGTCGCGTCCGCATACGCCTGGTCGGTGCTGTTCTGCTGGAACGCGAACAGGGCCTCGTTGGCTTTCGCGTAGGCGTTGAAGCGATTGGCCAGTTCGCCCGCAATACGCTGCGCGGTAGGAGCATCGCCGGCCTTGACCGCGGCCCAGCCCTGGTCGAGCAACTGCTGATGCGCGTCGTAGGCCTGATGCACCGCGCGGTCGAATTCCGCCTCGCCCGGCGCATCGGGCAGGTCTTCATACGCCTTCAACTGCCTGGCGGCCGCGGCGCGAAACACCTTGGCCTTTTCGATCGCCGTGTCCACGGCCGGTGTGCCGATCTGCATCACCGCGCGGTCGTAGTTGAGACGCTCGCGCGCCACGTTCAGGTTGGCGAGCGAGGCCGCGAGCATGCCCGGCATCTTGTTGTTGTGCGTATCGCCGAAGTCGCTGTTGCTCGACGCCATGCCATACAAACCGAATGCGCCGATCATCACCATCAGCGCGCCAAGGACGAGCATCGACACACCAACCTTCGCCTTGATCGTAAAGCCGTTCAACATGTTCTTTTGCCTGCCTGCGAGAAAGCTTGCTACCGTGAAAAGGAAACCACATCTACGTTGGCTAACGGCAAAACAGCGCTTTTCTTTAGGGTTTGTACTAATACGACGCACGCCGGGCTTCCGCGGTCCTCCGTAACGCTTTTTCGGTGATGCTTGCCCCTGGGTATCCGGATACCTCACACGAAAAGATTCCGCGCGGTTGTCATTCTCAAAACGAATTCACGGTGAACCTTATGCGTGTCTTTTATGACATCGTCGTAATGGGCAAGAATAGGTAAGACAAAGAAACCGATTAATTCACTCGCAGAACATAGCTATTGTGAAAAATGGAGGTAATCGCCATTTTTTCGCGCTGTAGAATGCCGAGGCCTGTTTTTTACAGGTGTTTTCTCACGCAAGCATTACTTCACCTCCCTTACACAAGGGAGGTTTTTTTGCGTCTCATCAAATCGATTTCCTGTCGATTTTTACGCCTTATTTCAGCCGTGTGATCTCGAAGCCACGAAATTCGCGCATTGTTTTTTTAAATCATTGCGCGAGTGAAAAGAGCGAGATAGCCTTCGTGCTCATTAAAAGCGGTTTTTACAAAAAAACGGAGTTAGCAGATGAAACTACGCGCCCTTCCCCTTTCCGCCGTTGCCGCGTTCGGCGCGGTTTTCGGCATGACCGGCGTCGCTCACGCGCAATCGAGCGTCACGCTCTACGGCACGATCGACACCTCGATCACGTACGTCAGTCACGCTTCCGCTGGCCAGAATCTCTGGGCACTGGGTAACAGCAGCGCCGGCAATCTGTCCGGCTCGCGCTGGGGCCTGAAAGGCTCGGAAGATCTCGGCGGCGGACTGAGCGCCATCTTCCAGCTCGAAAACGGCTTCAACCCGTCCACCGGCGCGCTTGGCCAAAGCAGCCGCCTGTTCGGCCGTCAGGCGTTCGTGGGTCTCGCGAGCAGCCAGCTGGGCACGGTCACGCTCGGCCGCCAGTACGACCCGCTGATCGACCTCGTGCAAGGCATTACCGAAGACAACTACTTCGGCTCGGTGTTCGCCACGGCCGGCGACGTCGACAACTACGACAACAGCTTCCGCGTGAACAACGCGATCAAGTACACCACGCCGGTGTTCCGCGGCCTGCAGGGCGAAGCCATGTATTCGTTCGGCGGCGTGGCGGGTTCGACGGGCGCGGAGCAATCCTACTCGGCGGCGGTCTCGTACAACAACGGCCCGCTCGCGGTGGCAGGCGGCTACTTCTACGCGGCCAACAGCACGGGCAACCGCGCGCTGACCGGCTGGGCGAGCACCTCGGACGGCACGTTCGACAGCGCCGTCAACACCGGCTACGCCTCGGCGCATTCGCTGCAGATCGCACGCCTCGCCGCGCAATACACGCTCGGCCAGTTCATCTTCGGTCTCGGCTACAGCAACGCGCAATACGCTTCGGACGCGGGCTCGACGTTCTCGGGCACCGAGAAGTACAACACGGGTCAGGGCTTCCTGAACTACCAGGCCACGCCCGCGCTGCTGGTCGGCCTCGGCTACAGCTACACGCACTCGAACGGCAACACCTCGGCAACCTACCACCAGGTGTCGATCGGCGGCGACTACAACCTCTCGAAGCGCACCGACCTGTACCTCACGGCCGCATATCAGCACGCGAGCGGCGAAACGGGTAACGGCACCGGCGGCGCCGTCAGCGCACAAGCTTCCATTGGTTCGTATGGCTACAACGGCACGAATTCGCAAACGATGGTCAACCTCGGCCTGCGTCACCGCTTTTAAGACCGCTTCTAAGACCGCTTCCAGGATCGTTTTTAAGGCCGCTTCCAGGACCCCTTCCAGGACCGCCGCCAGGCCGGTTCAACGCGAAGCCTGAACGATCCGTAACCGGCCCGTGCGGGTCGGGTACGAAGCACGCACGTCCCTGTGCCGCCGCGAAGGCGCGCAGGGACGTTTTCTTTTGCGCGCCGCCTTGTCATGCCGATGGCGAAACGCGCGGCGAATGCCACGCGCCCGCTCAAGATCCCGCCCAACCGTGCCGATATCCGGAGAGCCTCCCTCTCACGCCCTCGCTTCGGCCCGCCCGCTTCCCGCTTCCCGCTTCTGCGCATCATCATGACGATCAAACTCAAACTGCGCCTGCTGATGCTGGCGACGCTCATCGCGATCGGCGGCGGTATCGCCGTCACCGGCTGGGGCTTTCATAGCGTCGGCGAGACGCAGGCGGACGCGCACCAGCGCGAAACCCAGGTGCGCGGACTCACCGAGATCAAGGCCAGCGCGCTCTCGACCATCGAACTCGATCCCGCGTCGAACGACACGCGCAACGTGTTCGACGCCGCCGAACGCAATATCGACACGTGGTCGCACACGATCGAGCCGCTCTTCAACTCGGCCGAGCAGCAGGAACGCCTCAAGTCGGTGCGCGAGCAATGGGCCGCGTACGACCAGCAATCGCGCCAGTTGATGGATCTCGCGGCGCAGGACCCGAAAACGGCGAACGCGCGCGTGACCGATCTCTATCACTCGCACTTCGAACCGCTGCGCGCGGCGATCGAAACGATCATCGGCGAGGCGGGCCGGCGCGGCGAGGCGGCGGTGCAGCGCGCCAATCGCACGAGCGAAAACGCGATGGTCGTCGTGATCGCCGCGCTGCTGCTCGCCATGCTCGTGGTGGTCGCGTGGATCGGCGTGCTCTCGCGCTCGATCGTCCGCGCGCTGGCCGGCATTCAGGGCACGCTGGAACGCGCGAGCGATTCGCTCGACCTCACCCTGCGCGCGCCCGACGCGGGCAACGACGAGATCGGCCAGACCGCGCAGGCATTCAATCGCCTGATCGCCCGCATCGCCGAAGTCATGACCACGGTGCGCGATTCCGCGCAAACCGTGGGCACCGCGTCGAAGCAGATCGCGGCGGGTAATATCGACCTGTCGAGCCGGACCGAGGAACAGGCCGCTTCGCTGCAACAGACCGCGGCCAGCATGGAAGAACTCACGGGCACGGTGCGGCAGAACGCCGAGAACGCGCGCCAGGCCAACGCGCTCGCGCAAACCTCGACCGGCGTGGCCGCGCGCGGCGGCGCCGTGGTGGCGGAAGTCGTCACGACGATGGGCGAGATCAACCGCAGCTCGGCCCGCATCGCGGACATCATCGGCGTGATCGACGGCATTGCCTTTCAGACCAATATCCTCGCGCTGAACGCGGCGGTTGAATCCGCGCGCGCGGGCGAGCACGGCCGCGGCTTCGCCGTCGTCGCGGGCGAAGTGCGCGCGCTGGCGCAGCGCTCGGCCACGGCGGCGCGCGAGATCAAGACGCTCATCGAAGACTCCATGACGCGGATCGATCAGGGCTCGGCGCTCGTCGATCAGGCGGGCCGCACGATGGACGAAGTGGTCGGCAGCATCCAGCGTGTCACCGACATCATGGGCGAAATCTCGGCCGCCTCCGACGAGCAGAGCAAAGGCATCGACCAGGTCGGCCAGGCCGTCACCCAGATGGACGAAGTCACGCAGCAGAATGCGGCGCTCGTGGAGCAGGCGAGCGCGGCGGCGCAGTCGCTCGACGACCAGGCGCGCAAGCTTCAGGCGGAAGTCGAGGCGTTCACGCTGATGCGGTGAGGGAAGCGGGCGCCGCGAGAAGCGGGCGCGCCGGTG from Paraburkholderia acidisoli encodes the following:
- a CDS encoding cation:proton antiporter; this translates as MSNVELFHYLLLLICGAGALTWLAERIAIPPAVVLLFGGCVVAIVGKRVPDMDPDLLLAAVMPPLLMSSAFYTAWKEFRGELGTIVSLVLGAVTFTTLAVACAVHAFNPALPWAACFTLGAIVSPPDAVAAKAILQRNPLPARLVAVLEGESLVNDASGLLLYQMAVSAALAATTITVASGTGLFFALILIGVAVGLACGHAMCWVLQRLADPMLGIVLSFAMAWASYGLAEAAGGSGVLSVVTCGLVLGIRQHRVFSADMRIKAKATWEAVVFMLEALVFVLIGLALHSLLARVNHESTVLMAGLRVALPATAAAILARLVWVFAAIWLPGRLRAQRAGNRGGNRGGGRAWSFAEAAVMGWAGMRGVVSLAAALALPDAFPGRDLIVFSTFLLIIATLVVQGGSLAMLIRLLKLRPAARHTMSEHETRARTFGASLAALDAIGKRAEPIAPAMLERLRAEYGIRVAANEKAYAAGAEHVEERTRFLRVELELVGVSRQTLLGLHREGKVDDAVLHRIESELDLEELRLLRLQEP
- a CDS encoding AI-2E family transporter is translated as MTADSTRKTFFHILLAVVTIALCWILLPFFGAVFWGTILAIVFQPMQRYLAVRLGKRRNMATLITLLGTILIVILPLAMVAATMVQEVATAYTRLQAFQPHATEYLQHGIQMLPVWMQDSLAKFGLNDIAGIQKRLTDGAATISQFVAAKALSIGQNTFDFVVSFGVMLYLVFFLLRDGAEISRRIRRALPLEAEPKEHLIAKFSTVVRATVKGNIAVAAVQGFLGGLIFMVLGIQGALLWGVLMAFLSLLPAIGASIVWVPAAIYFFAIGAIWKGVILVLFCAVVIGLIDNLLRPILVGKDVGMPDWCVLISTLGGMAIFGINGFVIGPLIAALFMASWDLYARDEEA
- a CDS encoding methyl-accepting chemotaxis protein, giving the protein MLNGFTIKAKVGVSMLVLGALMVMIGAFGLYGMASSNSDFGDTHNNKMPGMLAASLANLNVARERLNYDRAVMQIGTPAVDTAIEKAKVFRAAAARQLKAYEDLPDAPGEAEFDRAVHQAYDAHQQLLDQGWAAVKAGDAPTAQRIAGELANRFNAYAKANEALFAFQQNSTDQAYADATARYERIKTISLVAILVGIALAGYAWSMLRRAIGVPLSIALEHFQAISAGDLTRTVHVHSRDEMGQLLDGFSAMKSALTETVRSVRTGSAAIVQATSEIAAGNLDLSSRTEEQASALQETAASMEQLTSTVKQNAENAKQANVLAANASDTASRGANVVEQVVATMSDINESSTKIADIIAIIEGIAFQTNILALNAAVEAARAGEQGRGFAVVASEVRSLAQRSSSAAKEIKELIDTSVARVQSGTALVGDAGQTMGEIIAAIKRVTDIMGEIAAASQEQSNGIDQVAVAVGQMDEATQRNAALVEQSAAAAQSLEDQAGKLRETVAVFRLA
- a CDS encoding porin, which produces MKLRALPLSAVAAFGAVFGMTGVAHAQSSVTLYGTIDTSITYVSHASAGQNLWALGNSSAGNLSGSRWGLKGSEDLGGGLSAIFQLENGFNPSTGALGQSSRLFGRQAFVGLASSQLGTVTLGRQYDPLIDLVQGITEDNYFGSVFATAGDVDNYDNSFRVNNAIKYTTPVFRGLQGEAMYSFGGVAGSTGAEQSYSAAVSYNNGPLAVAGGYFYAANSTGNRALTGWASTSDGTFDSAVNTGYASAHSLQIARLAAQYTLGQFIFGLGYSNAQYASDAGSTFSGTEKYNTGQGFLNYQATPALLVGLGYSYTHSNGNTSATYHQVSIGGDYNLSKRTDLYLTAAYQHASGETGNGTGGAVSAQASIGSYGYNGTNSQTMVNLGLRHRF
- a CDS encoding methyl-accepting chemotaxis protein, whose amino-acid sequence is MTIKLKLRLLMLATLIAIGGGIAVTGWGFHSVGETQADAHQRETQVRGLTEIKASALSTIELDPASNDTRNVFDAAERNIDTWSHTIEPLFNSAEQQERLKSVREQWAAYDQQSRQLMDLAAQDPKTANARVTDLYHSHFEPLRAAIETIIGEAGRRGEAAVQRANRTSENAMVVVIAALLLAMLVVVAWIGVLSRSIVRALAGIQGTLERASDSLDLTLRAPDAGNDEIGQTAQAFNRLIARIAEVMTTVRDSAQTVGTASKQIAAGNIDLSSRTEEQAASLQQTAASMEELTGTVRQNAENARQANALAQTSTGVAARGGAVVAEVVTTMGEINRSSARIADIIGVIDGIAFQTNILALNAAVESARAGEHGRGFAVVAGEVRALAQRSATAAREIKTLIEDSMTRIDQGSALVDQAGRTMDEVVGSIQRVTDIMGEISAASDEQSKGIDQVGQAVTQMDEVTQQNAALVEQASAAAQSLDDQARKLQAEVEAFTLMR